A stretch of the Pirellulales bacterium genome encodes the following:
- a CDS encoding DUF1501 domain-containing protein codes for FVVLQSGPRGPRGGAPLWGSGFLPTTYQGVPLLQGPEPILNLASPAGFDRRRQGDFFAAVKDLNSQRFDAVGDPEIATRIAAYEMAWRMQSSAPELMDLSGETAQTLAAYGAEPGKPSFANNCLLARRLVERGVRFVQLYHTDWDHHGNNDTHLGKPLDDRCRETDGPAAALVKDLKQRGLLDETLVIWGGEFGRTPMGEPRDQMGRDHHIDGYALWLAGGGIKPGQTIGVTDELGFYAVEDRVHVHDLQATILHLLGLDHTRLTFRFQGRNFRLTDVGGQVVRKLLA; via the coding sequence CTTCGTGGTGCTGCAATCAGGCCCGCGCGGCCCGCGCGGCGGCGCTCCGCTGTGGGGGAGCGGCTTTCTGCCGACGACCTATCAAGGCGTGCCGCTCTTGCAGGGGCCGGAGCCGATTCTGAATCTTGCCAGTCCGGCCGGCTTCGACCGTCGGCGACAAGGCGATTTCTTCGCGGCCGTGAAAGACCTTAATTCCCAGCGATTCGACGCCGTGGGCGATCCGGAGATTGCCACTCGCATCGCCGCCTACGAGATGGCCTGGCGGATGCAATCGAGCGCTCCGGAGTTGATGGACCTGTCAGGCGAAACCGCCCAAACGCTGGCCGCCTACGGCGCCGAGCCGGGCAAGCCCTCCTTCGCCAACAACTGCCTGCTGGCCCGCAGGCTGGTCGAGCGGGGCGTGCGGTTCGTGCAGCTCTATCACACCGATTGGGACCATCACGGCAACAACGACACGCACCTGGGCAAGCCGCTCGACGACCGCTGCCGCGAGACCGACGGCCCGGCCGCGGCGCTGGTGAAAGACCTCAAGCAGCGCGGCCTGTTGGACGAGACGCTGGTGATCTGGGGCGGCGAGTTCGGCCGCACGCCGATGGGCGAGCCGCGCGACCAGATGGGCCGCGACCACCACATCGACGGCTACGCCCTCTGGCTGGCCGGTGGCGGCATCAAGCCCGGCCAGACGATCGGTGTCACCGACGAGCTTGGCTTCTACGCCGTTGAAGACCGCGTTCACGTACATGACTTGCAGGCCACGATCTTGCACCTGCTGGGACTCGATCACACCCGGCTCACGTTCCGCTTCCAGGGCCGCAACTTCCGGCTGACCGACGTCGGCGGGCAAGTGGTCCGCAAGCTCTTGGCGTGA